The segment CAAATTTTATCCTTGGCATTGTTTTTGTCAACACATCCGCCTTTTGTTGATCCCCACTCACATGCTCCACCTGAATTTGCTCTCTTTTAACACACATACGGATAAAATGGTACTTGGTATTTATATGTTTACTCCTTCCATGGTAAACAGAGTTCTTTATAAGGGCAATAGAAGATTGATTATCCACAAGTAGCATCACTCTTTGTGCTTTTCTTCCAACAAGGTCACCAAGTAAATTTCTCAGCCACAATCCTTGACAGGCAGCTACAGTTGCAAGCATGTATTCCGCCTCACACAAGCTTAGAGCAACAATTTGTTGCTTTTATGAGGCCCATGTTATTAGATTTCTTGAGAAATAGTATGCCACACCTGTGGTTCCTCTTCCATCCTCTCGATCATCACTGTAGTTGTTGTCACTGTACCATACTAACATACCATCGCCTCCTCTATAATACATTAGACCATACCCAGTTGTTCCTCTTCTCCGTGTACAGTTAGTAACAATGCAGGTCCATCTTCATCTGCAGCCAAGTTTACCTCCTAATCTTGTTACTTCTTTGCCTTGCATCCAGAAGCATAATGGCTAAGTTCTTGGCATTCAAAGCATCTTATGTGACTTTGTCACGAGGCTTCTGGCTCGAATTACTTTCTTATTGTTGTGAACTGCCACTAGAACTTCAGCCTCTTCCACGAGTCGACCTCCGACCACGTGAACCGCCTCTTCCACCTCTGTCACTACTTTCACCTCTCCTCCGACCCCCGGTCTTGCTTCGACTTCGATGACTTGAGGAATCTTCTGATTTTGCAAGAAACCAAGCATTATCAACACTTGAGTTTACCTTCAGGAGTCAAAGTCAATCTTCATAAGCCTTTAAGTGCCTAATTGCCTCCTCGAATGGCATGTAATCCATGTCGGAACTTGGTTCAATCGAAGCCACAAGATTTATAAATCTTTCTAGGACAAACAACTTTCTCACCAATTCCTCATCTTCCAATATTGCCCCTGTACTCCCAAATTTTGAGATCATGACTGATATCCTCCCTGCATAATTATCTATGGTCTCTGTGTCCTTCATTTGAAGTCCTTCAAATTCACTTTTCAACACCCGTAGTCTTGCTTTCTAGACCCGTTCTGCACCCACATACCGAGACTTTAGGGAGTCCCAAACTTCCTTGGCTGTCTTCTTCTTGGTAGCCTGTGCAAGCATCTCCTCTAAGATCGACTGGAAGATAAAGGCTCGAGCAGGCTTGCTCCTTTTCTCGTCCACAACCACACCGGTTGGTGGCTCGATGGCATCCCACAACCCGTGGGCATCCATAATGGCTTCCATCTTGATCGACCATGTATTATAGTTTGATGAGGTTAGCATCGGACATTGGAGAGGGTATGAGCTGTCTTTGGGTGGATTGGATGCTGATGCTATTGTCATGGTGTCGTATCTGATAATCTTGGGCATACACAAATGATCAGAACCTTAAAGCTCCGATACCAATTGTTGGCAATCAAGCAAAGTAAGAAGAAGACATGATAGAGTAGAGATAGCCTAATGCTTGCTttattgaataatttaaattggaAATGGTTACAttctaaaacaaataaaataatgaaaCTTAAATAGGCTAAAGTACAACTGAAAGTAGAAAAATATCAACGGTTCCTTTTACTGGGCAAGTGACCCACATGCCCTCTTATTCTTATGACTATTGGGTCAACTTTGACTATCAAACTCCCTATCTCTTTTATTCTTTCTTATCTCGACCTCTAAATCATAAACAAGTTGTTATCTTTCTTTGATTTTCTTTGTCTTGAAGATAATCAGGAAATTTGTCTTGAAGTTAATTAGGAAGAAGCTTGTCTTAGGATTTGGAACGGGGATTAGAATGATGGTTGTTCTTTTGTTCGTCAATGGAAGGAATGGATGGGGAGGAAGATGATGACTGGGTGGACTTTCTTTTggtcttgtgtgtatgtgtgagagagtaggggggggggggtagataGAAAGAGAGAAAGTAGTGTGGATGAGAttccttattttttttaattattctaatatgaggaaaacataaaaataatgttaaaagggtaaaatagtctttgtttttaggaaaaatgacttgatagggtaagatactttttgaaatgtacacatttagtccttattctttttttcttgtaaaataaaccctaATACTTTATTTTTTTGTAACAATGCAGTCCTTGTGACCGGCTATATCCGGTATACCGGTTATATACGAATTTTCTTTcagggaaaatgacttgatagggtaagatacttttttaattgtacacatttagtccttattctttttttttgtaaaatatacccttatactttattaatatgtacacattaggtcGTTTTCACCGGATTCTACAAGTTTTGCTGATATGGAAGCATAAGTGGCACTAAATAACAATTAATTAGTTTAGTCACCGGAGGTGGGTGATCCTCCAGCAACAAGAAAAGGGCGGCGACCCTTCTCTTTCTCGTCTCTCTTCCTTCCGGTCGAACAACAACAGCCAAACACCCTTCACCTGTTGTGTTTCTCCGATCTGTCTCTCTTTGCCTCCATCTTTGAGATATGTTGCCAGAAAAAGAAGAAATAATCGACGAGGGGGCTACCAAAGCAGCTCCTCGCCGCCAACTACCGTCTCTACTTCCTCCTGCCTCCCCCTTCGATCTTGTTTTTTCCATCATTCGTCCTTGCTACCAGTGATGTGTAGGAACACACAAAGGAGTCGTTGGAGATCGGGGTTCTCCCTCTTtttcatgatgaataaaagttggaaaaatttTGTTGTGGATATGTGGATGCCACTGAGTATTTTATTTCAACAAAATAAAAAAGgtaaaatgacttgatagggtaagatactttttgaaatgtacacatttagtccttattttttttttttgtaaaataaacccttccacgtcagcaaaacctgtagaatccggtgaaaatgacctaatgtgtacatattaataaagtataagagtttattttataaaaaaaaaagaataaagactaaatatatacattttaaaaaatatcttaccctatcaaatttttttttttttttttatttgagagGACCATTACCAGTTAACCATAACCAGTTAACCACACAAAGTGACAAAACATCTGATGTTGGGCCATCCATATCAATTCAAAAGATATTGGATTTTACACACTTTTTTCTAACAAtaggaccaaatttgtaacacaattttgatttttgaaacgGAAATGAAACTCAAGGTTAAAACGGAAAAATAAATGGAATAACTTCTGTCTCTTTGTGCTTCTGGCTCTTCAGTCTCCACCGATCACTCCTCtgtaagctctctctctctctctctctctctctctctctctctctctctctctgagacAAAGGTAAATCAAACTTGAGATTATATTGTTTATAAGATCCAAAATCATGTTCAATCAGTTATTATGCTAAAGATTTTGTTGGTTTCCATTTAATTCTGCGAAAATCGCCTTAATTTCTGATGGTAGTCTTCGTTTTAGGTTTAGGGTTCTTAATAATCGGTAAATTGTCAACCTTTTTTGGTATCTTTTATATTTAAGCACAAATTAGGGCTTGCAAGCATATACCTCAAAAGATTAATCTTGCACAAATTAAACTTATACCCACTTTAGAAATCAAATAATTCATCAATAAACTTATACTAATGTTCTGTTTTTGAATTGTTTACTGTAAAGTGTTCAAGTTTATTAACCCTTGTTACCAACATAACGATCAATTTTACATAAAACAAACACACCAAGAAAGTCCTCTAAAGTAACGATCATGTATATGCGATCATTTCCCTTTTCAATCTTAGAATTAACATTATATTTATAAGCAGATTAGCAATCTACGATCTTTCATCATGGCTGAGTCTGCATCAAATGTCCCAAGTGCCGAGTTATTGGAATTTCCAAAAAAAGACAAGCGTCGTTTCCTACACGCGGTCTATCGTGTTGGTGATCTTGAACGCAGCATAAAGTAAGTCACCCAAATTAACCATTACATTATTCTATATTACATAATTCacttattttaacattttataaacATCAGATTCTACACAGAAGCTTTTGGGATGAAATTATTGAGGCAAAGAGACATACCAGAGGAGAAGTACTCAAATGCTTTTCTCGGATTTGGTCCAGAAGAATCAAACTTTGTTGTGGAGCTTACATATAGTATGCTTCTAAAGATCTaaatatttcaaattaattttttttttctttttggattttatagataatcatgtttatttgtttttggtttttgttAATTCACAGATTACGGAGTGGATAAGTATGACATAGGAACTGGATTTGGGCATTTTGCAATTGCCACCTCAGATGTATGTATTATATTAAGCTTTGTATTGTTATTTTAATGATGACGATCAtgagggtatttatgtctttttgCATAGACAAGAGATCAGTCCATTTAAGTCCAAAAGCAGTACAACTGTTTTATCATGTATCCTATCAAGGCTTTTGATGTGGTGTTGATTTGGTTTATTTTTCTGGGCtaaatttgtttaatttttatttttcaggTTTATAAACTTGCTGAAGATATTAAGGCTAAAGGTGGAACTATTACAAGGGAAGCGGGACCCGTTAAAGGTGGAACAAGTGTAATTGCTTTTGCTAAAGATCCTGATGGCTATCTTTTTGAGCTCATTGAAAGAGGAGGAACTCCAGAACCCCTTTGTCAAGTGATGCTTCGTGTTGGTGATCTTGATCGATCAATTAAGTTCTATGAGAAGgtaaaattttaatttgtttaatAAATCTAATGTTTAAGAACATATGTAGGAAATTATTGATATCTTGTTTCAACTCTATGTAGGCATTGGGGATGCAATTATGTAGGAAAATTGATAGACCagaacaaaaggtatgttcttaagGCCTTGTTGCTTTTTCTTTCTGGATAAATGATGTTTATAAAATTtgtaaaaaagaagaagaatttattttttgaaacacAGTACACTTTGGCAATGATGGGGTATGCAGAAGAAAAGGAAACAACTGTTTTGGAGCTCACATACAATTATGGTGTAACCGAATATACCAAAGGAAATGCATATGCACAGGTAAATTTGTTCCCTTTGTTAAATGCAagaattttttatagaaaaaatttgatgattttgaatgATGATATTAATTATAGGTTGCAATTAGTACAAGTGATGTGTATAAAAGTGGTGAAGTTGTTAATCATGTTATCAAAGAGCTTGGTGGAAAAGTAACAAGGCAGCCTGGACCAATTCCTGGGATCAATACTAAAATCACTGCTTTTCTTGATCCAGATGGTTGGAAAACGGTAAATTTTCTTGACTTTTCAAAATTAGTttgtttgacttttttttttttttaaaaaaaaagtcttAAGATTAATTGTATTGTTTGATTGTAGGTTCTGGTTGACAATGAAGACTTTTTGAAAGAACTTCACAAGAAAGAGTAACCGGTGTAGTTGAGAATGCAATCCTGATGAATAAAGTTATGTGACATTTTTGACACATATCATATCAACTCTATATGTCATGTGGACCTTGTTGTGTgagtaattataattataataatataatatataatataaatggaTTTGGTTTTGGGGCTCTTTTGAGGTCAAAATCTTCATTCACAAGACACTTCTCATTTTATCATATCAACAATATGTAACAAAAGCACAAGAATCAGAGTATAAAATGATTGAATCTTGTCACATTATAACCATGTATTCGAATTAAAACCAACATATACTTACATTTACAGACTAggaatttacattttttttcatATCACATCGACAATTATCACATTTCAAAAGATCCAAATGTGTTTTCACCACTGTAACTCATGTAGAGGAATCCATCTTCATCCTTGTTTTCCTCATAAATTGCAGACATCAAAGCAGCTATCAACAATCAAAAAGGAATGTTAACATAATTTAACTGAATTTCTTCATTAAGACATTCTTTATGAATCAAGTCATTCATTCTTACCAGTTGGTGGGAGCATGTTCTTGACAAAAACAAAAATAGCTTTTTCAGAGCTAAGTTTGATTCTCTTTCGAACAACATACACAAATTGACCAATGGTCAAATCAGCTGGCACTAGATATCTGCAATAAAAACATTAACTTATTACCATTTTGTGGGTCCCATCACATTCATATCTTTTTATATAAATGGCACTAATGTAAAATCTGTAGTGATCTAATCAAATCGATGAAATTAGGTGATGAAATTAGGatgttatttctttcatttaatCCTATATAAACTAAGATAGATACAACAAATGGGAAAGGTTGACATTCACATACTTCTTTTTGTCGATGTCAGGAATGTCCGATTTTTCAGCTTTCTCAACAatcacctgaaaccaaaattttaCTTGAGATTAAGAGgcaaataaaataacataaagtttGATTGATGATTGATGAAGAAACAAAATGCCTTACTGGAACTCTATCAGGATACTTCTCTCTGATGCGAGAGGATTCAGATTTCCTCTTCTCTACATAAACAAAAAGGAGAAATTCAGGTTTAGCAATCGATCTTATTATCTAATTGCACATCTTGATGCAATAATCGTTTTGAAAACAGACATCGAACACCCAATTAAACAAATATTTTTATCTAATGATCAAGTATCAAGAATCAAACGATTAAAAGGTTAACACCCAATAGGAGAAAGAAACAGGAAAAccacaaaagaaaaagaaattgcgATTAATGGAACAATACCCAATGGGTGTTCGAGCTTGAACGAGCATTTAGCCATATCTGCACTCTGATTGCTTTCTGCAGATTTCAAACAATTGAAAAACATTACAACAAAAATCCCAACAGCTGGATTGAATGCTTAAAACGCGATTAAAGAAGAAAACAGGGTTATCGTAGAAAAAAAATACATGAAACGTGACAGAGTTGCTTCTTTAAACCCAATGAAGAACGCAACGACAAGAAATTAAAATTGATGGGTTTACCTGTCAAAATCAAGA is part of the Lactuca sativa cultivar Salinas chromosome 7, Lsat_Salinas_v11, whole genome shotgun sequence genome and harbors:
- the LOC111890940 gene encoding lactoylglutathione lyase GLX1 → MAESASNVPSAELLEFPKKDKRRFLHAVYRVGDLERSIKFYTEAFGMKLLRQRDIPEEKYSNAFLGFGPEESNFVVELTYNYGVDKYDIGTGFGHFAIATSDVYKLAEDIKAKGGTITREAGPVKGGTSVIAFAKDPDGYLFELIERGGTPEPLCQVMLRVGDLDRSIKFYEKALGMQLCRKIDRPEQKYTLAMMGYAEEKETTVLELTYNYGVTEYTKGNAYAQVAISTSDVYKSGEVVNHVIKELGGKVTRQPGPIPGINTKITAFLDPDGWKTVLVDNEDFLKELHKKE
- the LOC111890941 gene encoding autophagy-related protein 8C-like, which produces MAKCSFKLEHPLEKRKSESSRIREKYPDRVPVIVEKAEKSDIPDIDKKKYLVPADLTIGQFVYVVRKRIKLSSEKAIFVFVKNMLPPTAALMSAIYEENKDEDGFLYMSYSGENTFGSFEM